A window of Platichthys flesus chromosome 23, fPlaFle2.1, whole genome shotgun sequence contains these coding sequences:
- the itih5 gene encoding inter-alpha-trypsin inhibitor heavy chain H5 codes for MLLLLRTLLVCAIPGALAQLGEELDFDLADFDLGISPRRVPRQVKTLLSKEIKPHITELAIKTTIISRYAFTAVHCAMLNRHSAASEGVFHFQIPAGAYVSNFTMIIGGRVYQSEVRPKVKRVKQDNGKPKHKESGDASSEPEVEVFKMAVSIPGRNRAVFLLSYEELLQRRLGRYEHVTSLKPLQLVSRLSLDVTIADHSLIRDLEVLPLRNGKTPARPELPITTAIRHEKNAWRITFSPNIVQQAKITTNGLLGDFVIRYDVQRDLGIGDIQVLNGHFVHYFAPKDLPVVPKNVVFVIDTSASMVGTKIRQTKDALLTILKDLRPGDSFNFVSFSNRIKVWQPSRLVPVTPLNIRDAKKFVYMLVPTGGTNIDGAIQTGSSLLRDFLSGPDAGPNSVSLVIFLTDGRPTVGQTLSTAILGNTRSAVQDKFCIFTIGIGNDVDYRLLERMALENCGMMRRINEEADASAMLKGFYDEIGTPLLSDIRINYTDDSVQYVTQRLFTNYFNGSEIVIAGKLTNQSAESLHVQVTASNNDRSIILETDVPLRRRQMETEKHVREATAAMAAGAKAPGSAQGLGVALGSIAEDFVERLWGFLSVKEGLRARLRSQTSKEREDHIHQATNLSLTYHFLTPLTNLVVEKPEVLADGSMAPAPGETVSAANELPRDTEDGDSETSNLTPGSQTSSLSNSVGKVQRRPAKKSITVSKTSADGDPHFVVEFPLSKLTVCFNINGEPGHVLRLVSDHKFSGVTVNGKLIGAPAPPGSHKQQRTYFSSIIIVVDRPRRAYIEVTPKKVILDGRDRMVLPCHSTAAVDSGVLSVSIVGKSNVTVTVGGNVSFVILLHQYKNPAPYQRDHLGFYIGNSKGLSRNCHGLLGQFLYEDVGLAQLPAGGDVKPSQVLKVKGRSVPVVQKSRRIYSGTQSVDCWFARNNAAKLIDGLYEDYLAPHMFDTGDGLQGTNNA; via the exons atgctgctgctgctgaggacgcTACTGGTCTGTGCCATCCCCGGTGCACTGGCGCAACTGGGGGAGGAACTGGATTTCGACTTGGCAGACTTTGATTTGGGCATT AGTCCACGAAGGGTCCCTCGACAGGTGAAAACCCTACTGTCCAAG gagATCAAACCTCACATCACGGAACTCGCCATCAAGACCACCATCATCTCGCGCTATGCCTTCACCGCGGTGCACTGCGCCATGCTCAACCGGCACTCCGCCGCCAGCGAGGGCGTCTTCCACTTCCAGATCCCCGCTGGAGCGTATGTCTCCAACTTCACCAT GATCATCGGAGGGCGTGTCTACCAGAGCGAGGTCAGGCCGAAGGTAAAGAGGGTCAAGCAGGACAACGGCAAACCCAAACACAAGGAGTCAGGTGACGCAAG ctctgagCCGGAGGTGGAGGTGTTTAAAATGGCCGTCAGTATCCCGGGGAGGAACCGGGCGGTGTTCCTGCTCAGCTACGAGGAGCTCCTGCAGCGCCGCCTGGGCCGCTACGAGCACGTGACCAGCCTGAAGCCGCTGCAGCTGGTCAGCCGCCTCAGCCTGGACGTCACCATCGCAGACCACTCGCTGATCCGGGACCTGGAGGTGCTGCCGCTCCGCAACGGAAAGACTCCAG CCAGGCCGGAGCTTCCCATCACCACGGCCATCAGGCACGAGAAGAACGCCTGGAGGATCACGTTCAGCCCCAACATCGTGCAACAGGCCAAGATCACCACCAACGGCCTCCTGGGAGACTTCGTGATCCGCTACGACGTCCAGCGGGACCTGGGCATCGGGGACATTCAG GTTCTAAATGGACATTTTGTCCACTACTTCGCTCCCAAGGACTTGCCGGTGGTTCCCAAGAACGTGGTGTTTGTGATCGACACCAGCGCCTCCATGGTGGGGACGAAGATCCGACAG acgaAAGACGCCCTGCTGACCATCCTGAAGGACCTGCGTCCCGGAGACAGCTTCAACTTCGTCAGCTTCTCCAACAGGATCAAAGTCTGGCAGCCGAGCCGCCTCGTCCCGGTGACGCCGCTCAACATCAGAGACGCCAAGAAGTTCGTCTACATGCTGGTGCCAACCGGAG GTACAAACATCGATGGTGCCATCCAGACCGGCTCCTCCCTGCTCCGGGACTTCCTCTCCGGCCCGGACGCCGGCCCCAACAGCGTGTCCCTGGTGATCTTCCTGACGGACGGGCGACCCACCGTCGGGCAGACCCTGTCCACGGCGATCCTGGGGAACACCCGCTCGGCCGTGCAGGACAAGTTCTGCATCTTCACCATCGGGATCGGGAACGACGTGGACTACCGGCTGCTGGAGCGCATGGCCCTGGAGAACTGTGGGATGATGAGACGCATCAACGAGGAGGCCGACGCCAGCGCCATGCTCAAAGG GTTCTACGACGAGATCGGAACTCCTCTGCTCTCGGACATAAGGATCAACTACACCGACGACTCCGTGCAGTACGTGACTCAGCGTCTCTTCACCAACTACTTCAACGGCTCGGAGATCGTCATCGCCGGGAAGCTCACGAACCAAAGTGCCGAATCGCTCCACGTCCAGGTCACTGCCAGCAACAACGACAGGAGCATCATCCTGGAGACCGACGTGCCGCTGAGGCGCCGACAGATGGAGACCGAGAAGCATGTGAGGGAAGCGACCGCAGCGATGGCGGCTGGAGCGAAGGCCCCGGGGAGCGCACAGGGACTAGGAGTCGCTCTGGGTTCCATCGCAGAGGACTTTGTAGAGCGTCTCTGGGGTTTCCTGAGCGTCAAGGAGGGGCTGCGGGCGCGGCTGCGCAGCCAAACCAGCAAAGAGCGGGAGGACCACATTCACCAGGCCACCAACCTGTCCCTGACCTACCACTTCCTCACACCCCTCACCAACCTGGTGGTGGAGAAACCTGAGGTGCTGGCCGACGGCTCCATGGCTCCGGCGCCTGGTGAGACTGTCTCAGCTGCCAATGAGCTGCCGAGGGACACGGAGGACGGGGACTCAGAGACGTCCAACTTGACGCCGGGCAGCCAGACCTCATCTCTGAGCAACTCAGTTG GTAAAGTCCAGAGGAGACCCGCCAAGAAATCCATCACCGTCTCCAAGACGTCAG CCGATGGCGACCCTCACTTCGTGGTGGAGTTCCCTCTCAGCAAACTGACCGTGTGCTTCAACATCAACGGTGAACCTGGACACGTCCTGCGCCTGGTCTCTGATCACAAGTTCTCCG GCGTGACAGTGAACGGGAAGCTCATCGGCGCCCCGGCTCCACCGGGCAGCCACAAGCAGCAGCGCACCTACTTCAGCTCCATCATCATCGTGGTGGATCGGCCCAGACGAGCCTACATCGAGGTGACCCCGAAGAAGGTCATCCTGGACGGGCGGGACCGCATGGTTCTGCCCTGCCACTCCACCGCCGCCGTGGACAGCGGCGTGCTGTCCGTGTCCATCGTGGGAAAGTCCAACGTGACTGTGACGGTCGGGGGGAATGTCAGCTTCGTGATCCTGCTGCACCAGTACAAGAACCCGGCTCCGTACCAGAGGGACCATCTGGGGTTCTACATCGGGAACAGCAAGGGGCTGTCCCGGAACTGCCACGGTCTGCTGG GTCAGTTCCTGTACGAGGACGTGGGACTGGCCCAGCTTCCTGCGGGGGGGGACGTGAAGCCCTCTCAGGTCCTGAAGGTGAAGGGCCGCTCGGTGCCCGTGGTGCAGAAGAGCCGGCGGATCTACAGCGGGACGCAGAGCGTGGACTGCTGGTTCGCCAGGAACAACGCAGCCAAGCTGATAGACGGACTCTACGAGGACTACCTGGCTCCGCACATGTTCGACACGGGGGACGGACTCCAGGGGACCAACAATGCGTGA